In Xenopus tropicalis strain Nigerian chromosome 5, UCB_Xtro_10.0, whole genome shotgun sequence, one genomic interval encodes:
- the farsb gene encoding phenylalanine--tRNA ligase beta subunit: MPTVSVKRDLLYHALGRTYTDEEFDELCFEFGLELDEITSEREIISKEKGDVKAEGASDVILFKIDVPANRYDLLCIEGLVRGLQVFKERLEAPRYKRITPSDQGLQRLFITEETAVVRPHAVAAVLRNITFTQERYDSFIDLQEKLHQNICRRRTLVAIGTHDLDTISGPFVYTAKPPASIKFKALNQSKELTAPELMDLYRTDSHMKHYLHIVEDKPVYPVIYDRNGVLLSMPPIINGDHSRITLNTRNVFIECTATDLTKAKIVLDIMVTMFSEYCAEPFTVEAAEVIQPDGSTSIYPELAYRKEVVPAEKMNSKIGISETPSNLAKLLTRMCLKSHVLEDGEQIEIEVPPTRADIIQACDIVEDAAVAYGFNNIKMVIPKTYTIANQFPLNKLTELLRQDLAAAGFTEALTFALCSVDDISDKLGIPVSATKAAHISNPKTAEFQVARTTLLPGLLKTIAANRKMPLPLKLFEISDVVVKDPTKDVGARNYRHLCAVYYNKYPGFEVIHGLLDRTMQLLALCPGETGYQIKAAQDPAFFPGRCAEILVNEQIIGKLGVLHPDVVTKFDLTLPCSALEINVEPFL, encoded by the exons ATGCCGACTGTCAGTGTAAAGAGGGATCTGCTGTACCACGCTTTGGGCCGCACTTACA CTGATGAAGAATTTGATGAACTCTGCTTTGAATTTGGCCTAGAGTTGGATGAAATT ACCTCAGAACGTGAGATTATCAGCAAGGAGAAGGGTGATGTAAAGGCAGAAGGTGCCTCCGATGTTATTCTATTTAAGATTGATGTACCTGCCAACCGCTATGACCTTCTGTGCATAGAGGGGCTGGTGCGGGGGCTACAGGTCTTCAAAGAAAG GTTAGAAGCACCAAGGTACAAGAGGATCACTCCATCAGATCAAGGGCTGCAGAGACTTTTCATCACAGAGGAG ACTGCTGTAGTTCGCCCCCATGCAGTGGCTGCAGTACTCCGGAACATTACATTTACTCAGGAACGATATGATAGTTTCATTGATCTGCAGGAGAAGCTTCACCAGAACATCTGCAG GCGGAGGACTTTGGTGGCAATTGGCACACATGACCTGGACACTATCTCTGGCCCATTTGTATACACAGCTAAACCACCTGCAAGTATTAAATTTAAGGCCTTGAACCAAAGCAAGGAGTTAACAGCCCCAGAGCTAATGGACCTGTACAGA ACTGACAGCCATATGAAGCACTATCTGCACATTGTTGAGGATAAGCCTGTTTATCCAGTAATCTATGACCGCAACGGAGTGCTGCTGTCCATGCCGCCGATCATCAATG GGGATCATTCAAGAATCACCTTAAATACTCGCAACGTATTCATTGAATGCACCGCAACTGATTTGACAAAG GCCAAAATAGTCTTGGATATTATGGTCACCATGTTTAGTGAATACTGTGCTGAACCATTCAC TGTAGAGGCAGCAGAAGTTATTCAGCCAGATGGATCGACTTCTATTTACCCA GAACTGGCGTACAGGAAGGAAGTGGTACCTGCTGAGAAGATGAACTCTAAAATTGGAATCAG TGAAACACCCTCCAACCTGGCAAAGCTTCTTACACGCATGTGCCTAAAGTCTCACGTGCTGGAAGATGGGGAGCAGATAGAAATAGAGGTGCCCCCAACAAGAGCAGACATTATCCAAGCCTGTGACATTGTGGAGGATGCTGCTGTTGCTTATGGGTTCAATAACATCAAGATGGTTATTCCTAAAACTTACACAATAGCCAACCAG tttccacTCAATAAACTCACTGAGTTACTGCGCCAGGACCTGGCTGCTGCTGGATTTACAGAAGCCCTGACATTCGCTCTG TGCTCTGTAGATGATATCTCTGATAAGCTCGGGATACCAGTCTCTGCCACTAAAGCTGCACATATCTCCAACCCTAAAACAGCTGAATTTCAG GTGGCTCGCACAACTCTTCTCCCAGGCCTGTTGAAAACCATTGCAGCCAACCGTAAAATGCCCTTGCCTCTGAAGCTGTTTGAGATCTCTGATGTGGTTGTAAAGGATCCCACTAAAG ATGTGGGTGCCAGAAATTATCGACATCTGTGTGCAGTTTACTACAACAAGTACCCTGGATTTGAGGTGATACATGGCCTCCTGGACCGAACCATGCAACTGCTGGCACTGTGCCCGGGGGAGACAGGGTACCAGATCAAAGCAGCACAAG
- the farsb gene encoding phenylalanine--tRNA ligase beta subunit isoform X1, which produces MYSRKRGIHTTQKCLALEKATISSEVGEQEPRDQGFTDEEFDELCFEFGLELDEITSEREIISKEKGDVKAEGASDVILFKIDVPANRYDLLCIEGLVRGLQVFKERLEAPRYKRITPSDQGLQRLFITEETAVVRPHAVAAVLRNITFTQERYDSFIDLQEKLHQNICRRRTLVAIGTHDLDTISGPFVYTAKPPASIKFKALNQSKELTAPELMDLYRTDSHMKHYLHIVEDKPVYPVIYDRNGVLLSMPPIINGDHSRITLNTRNVFIECTATDLTKAKIVLDIMVTMFSEYCAEPFTVEAAEVIQPDGSTSIYPELAYRKEVVPAEKMNSKIGISETPSNLAKLLTRMCLKSHVLEDGEQIEIEVPPTRADIIQACDIVEDAAVAYGFNNIKMVIPKTYTIANQFPLNKLTELLRQDLAAAGFTEALTFALCSVDDISDKLGIPVSATKAAHISNPKTAEFQVARTTLLPGLLKTIAANRKMPLPLKLFEISDVVVKDPTKDVGARNYRHLCAVYYNKYPGFEVIHGLLDRTMQLLALCPGETGYQIKAAQDPAFFPGRCAEILVNEQIIGKLGVLHPDVVTKFDLTLPCSALEINVEPFL; this is translated from the exons ATGTACTCCAGGAAGCGTGGCATCCACACGACCCAGAAGTGTTTGGCCCTAGAGAAAGCCACcatctctagtgaagtcggggagcaggaaCCCCGTGACCAAGGATTTA CTGATGAAGAATTTGATGAACTCTGCTTTGAATTTGGCCTAGAGTTGGATGAAATT ACCTCAGAACGTGAGATTATCAGCAAGGAGAAGGGTGATGTAAAGGCAGAAGGTGCCTCCGATGTTATTCTATTTAAGATTGATGTACCTGCCAACCGCTATGACCTTCTGTGCATAGAGGGGCTGGTGCGGGGGCTACAGGTCTTCAAAGAAAG GTTAGAAGCACCAAGGTACAAGAGGATCACTCCATCAGATCAAGGGCTGCAGAGACTTTTCATCACAGAGGAG ACTGCTGTAGTTCGCCCCCATGCAGTGGCTGCAGTACTCCGGAACATTACATTTACTCAGGAACGATATGATAGTTTCATTGATCTGCAGGAGAAGCTTCACCAGAACATCTGCAG GCGGAGGACTTTGGTGGCAATTGGCACACATGACCTGGACACTATCTCTGGCCCATTTGTATACACAGCTAAACCACCTGCAAGTATTAAATTTAAGGCCTTGAACCAAAGCAAGGAGTTAACAGCCCCAGAGCTAATGGACCTGTACAGA ACTGACAGCCATATGAAGCACTATCTGCACATTGTTGAGGATAAGCCTGTTTATCCAGTAATCTATGACCGCAACGGAGTGCTGCTGTCCATGCCGCCGATCATCAATG GGGATCATTCAAGAATCACCTTAAATACTCGCAACGTATTCATTGAATGCACCGCAACTGATTTGACAAAG GCCAAAATAGTCTTGGATATTATGGTCACCATGTTTAGTGAATACTGTGCTGAACCATTCAC TGTAGAGGCAGCAGAAGTTATTCAGCCAGATGGATCGACTTCTATTTACCCA GAACTGGCGTACAGGAAGGAAGTGGTACCTGCTGAGAAGATGAACTCTAAAATTGGAATCAG TGAAACACCCTCCAACCTGGCAAAGCTTCTTACACGCATGTGCCTAAAGTCTCACGTGCTGGAAGATGGGGAGCAGATAGAAATAGAGGTGCCCCCAACAAGAGCAGACATTATCCAAGCCTGTGACATTGTGGAGGATGCTGCTGTTGCTTATGGGTTCAATAACATCAAGATGGTTATTCCTAAAACTTACACAATAGCCAACCAG tttccacTCAATAAACTCACTGAGTTACTGCGCCAGGACCTGGCTGCTGCTGGATTTACAGAAGCCCTGACATTCGCTCTG TGCTCTGTAGATGATATCTCTGATAAGCTCGGGATACCAGTCTCTGCCACTAAAGCTGCACATATCTCCAACCCTAAAACAGCTGAATTTCAG GTGGCTCGCACAACTCTTCTCCCAGGCCTGTTGAAAACCATTGCAGCCAACCGTAAAATGCCCTTGCCTCTGAAGCTGTTTGAGATCTCTGATGTGGTTGTAAAGGATCCCACTAAAG ATGTGGGTGCCAGAAATTATCGACATCTGTGTGCAGTTTACTACAACAAGTACCCTGGATTTGAGGTGATACATGGCCTCCTGGACCGAACCATGCAACTGCTGGCACTGTGCCCGGGGGAGACAGGGTACCAGATCAAAGCAGCACAAG
- the mogat1 gene encoding 2-acylglycerol O-acyltransferase 1 isoform X1, with protein MGMKLEFAPINIPLARRLQTTAVFQWVFSFLLLAQCCIGIFLSLVLARLWLILALYVLWLYLDWETPQAGGRRWEWVRNWTVWKYFKDYFPIRLVKTCDLDPQHNYIMGFHPHGVLVAGAFGNFCTNYTGFKELFPGLTPYLHILPFWFRCPFFREYAMSVGLVSATKKSVNHVLSKENGGNISIIVIGGAEESLDAHPGSLILHILKRKGFIKVAFKQGAHLVPVFSFGENELFQQVPNPKGSFLRCVQERLQKIMGFAMPLFHARGIFQYSFGLMPYRMPIHTVVGRPIPVKQTLHPTQEEIESLHQQYLSALRDLFEEHKERYGIPEHESLIFT; from the exons ATGGGAATGAAGCTTGAATTTGCTCCTATCAATATTCCCCTGGCCCGGAGGTTGCAGACAACTGCTGTGTTCCAGTGGGTATTTTCCTTTCTGTTACTAG CACAGTGCTGTATAGGGATATTCCTCTCTCTGGTGCTGGCAAGATTATGGCTCATTTTAGCACTATATGTTCTCTGGCTGTACCTCGACTGGGAGACCCCCCAGGCTGGAGGCCGAAGGTGGGAATGGGTACGGAACTGGACTGTATGGAAGTATTTTAAAGATTATTTTCCTATCCGG CTTGTGAAAACATGTGATTTAGATCCACAGCACAACTATATAATGGGGTTCCACCCACATGGAGTGCTTGTCGCTGGGGCCTTTGGTAACTTCTGTACTAACTACACTGGCTTTAAGGAACTGTTTCCTGGCCTAACCCCTTACCTGCACATCCTGCCATTCTGGTTCAGGTGCCCATTCTTCCGAGAGTATGCCATGAGCGTGG GATTGGTGTCTGCTACCAAGAAGAGTGTCAATCATGTCCTGAGCAAAGAGAATGGTGGCAACATTTCTATTATTGTCATTGGCGGAGCAGAGGAATCATTGGATGCCCATCCTGGAAGTCTAATCCTTCACATCCTGAAGAGGAAAGGATTCATCAAAGTGGCTTTCAAACAAGG GGCTCATCTGGTACCAGTGTTCTCTTTTGGGGAGAATGAATTGTTCCAGCAGGTGCCAAATCCAAAGGGATCATTCCTTCGCTGTGTCCAGGAGAGGCTTCAGAAGATCATGGGGTTTGCTATGCCACTTTTTCATGCTCGAGGAATCTTCCAGTACAGCTTTGGCCTGATGCCATACAGGATGCCTATTCATACTGTTG TGGGTCGTCCTATCCCAGTAAAGCAAACATTACATCCCACGCAAGAGGAAATTGAATCACTCCATCAACAGTACCTCAGTGCATTGCGAGATCTTTTTGAGGAGCACAAGGAAAGATATGGTATCCCTGAACACGAATCCCTCATATTCACGTGA
- the mogat1 gene encoding 2-acylglycerol O-acyltransferase 1 (The RefSeq protein has 2 substitutions compared to this genomic sequence), translated as MKLEFAPINIPLARRLQTTAVFQWVFSFLLLAQCCIGIFLSLVLARLWLILALYVLWLYLDWETPQAGGRRWEWVRNWTVWKYFKDYFPIRLVKTCDLDPQHNYIMGFHPHGVLVAGAFGNFCTNYTGFKELFPGLTPYLHILPFWFRCPFFREYAMCVGLVSATKKSVNHVLSKENGGNISIIVIGGAEESLDAHPGSLILHILKRKGFIKVAFKQGAHLVPVFSFGENELFQQVPNPKGSFLRCVQERLQKIMGFAMPLFHARGIFQYSFGLMPYRMPIHTVVGRPIPVKQTSHPTQEEIESLHQQYLSALRDLFEEHKERYGIPEHESLIFT; from the exons ATGAAGCTTGAATTTGCTCCTATCAATATTCCCCTGGCCCGGAGGTTGCAGACAACTGCTGTGTTCCAGTGGGTATTTTCCTTTCTGTTACTAG CACAGTGCTGTATAGGGATATTCCTCTCTCTGGTGCTGGCAAGATTATGGCTCATTTTAGCACTATATGTTCTCTGGCTGTACCTCGACTGGGAGACCCCCCAGGCTGGAGGCCGAAGGTGGGAATGGGTACGGAACTGGACTGTATGGAAGTATTTTAAAGATTATTTTCCTATCCGG CTTGTGAAAACATGTGATTTAGATCCACAGCACAACTATATAATGGGGTTCCACCCACATGGAGTGCTTGTCGCTGGGGCCTTTGGTAACTTCTGTACTAACTACACTGGCTTTAAGGAACTGTTTCCTGGCCTAACCCCTTACCTGCACATCCTGCCATTCTGGTTCAGGTGCCCATTCTTCCGAGAGTATGCCATGAGCGTGG GATTGGTGTCTGCTACCAAGAAGAGTGTCAATCATGTCCTGAGCAAAGAGAATGGTGGCAACATTTCTATTATTGTCATTGGCGGAGCAGAGGAATCATTGGATGCCCATCCTGGAAGTCTAATCCTTCACATCCTGAAGAGGAAAGGATTCATCAAAGTGGCTTTCAAACAAGG GGCTCATCTGGTACCAGTGTTCTCTTTTGGGGAGAATGAATTGTTCCAGCAGGTGCCAAATCCAAAGGGATCATTCCTTCGCTGTGTCCAGGAGAGGCTTCAGAAGATCATGGGGTTTGCTATGCCACTTTTTCATGCTCGAGGAATCTTCCAGTACAGCTTTGGCCTGATGCCATACAGGATGCCTATTCATACTGTTG TGGGTCGTCCTATCCCAGTAAAGCAAACATTACATCCCACGCAAGAGGAAATTGAATCACTCCATCAACAGTACCTCAGTGCATTGCGAGATCTTTTTGAGGAGCACAAGGAAAGATATGGTATCCCTGAACACGAATCCCTCATATTCACGTGA